In Chaetodon trifascialis isolate fChaTrf1 chromosome 8, fChaTrf1.hap1, whole genome shotgun sequence, the DNA window GCATTTGTTTTGGGTTTATTAGTCAAGCACCTTTGCATTTGGAGGCACTGGACTGTGAAAAGTTTTAAGGTTTTCCTGTTGAGCTTCTTTGAGCCGTTGAACTTTTGTGAGCTTTTGCTGCTCTGTGCGTGAGGTGTCATGTCAGTGCAGAGTGATTGGGAGAGTAATTGCCCTAGAGCTGTCGTCCAATGCTGCATCACTACCTCTCtgtcagagggagggagggagggagggagcgtagtaaggagggaggggaaaagtCCTCCACAGGAAGCTTCGCCATTTTGTATGGAGACAAGTGATCTAGAGGTGAAGCGAAAATGTGAAGATTCACATTCTCACGTGGTTCCGTGTGTTTCTTATCTGCACTGCCCGTGCTACTGTTGGCCGAGAACGCCACTTTTCCGAGGAACATCTGTTGAACCGCCCACTTGCACAATTGTCAAGTAGCCCCTGTCTACGGCAACACATTCACACGTGAACACTTCTGTGGCAATCTTTATAAAGGTGTTAAGTGAAGCTACAGTGGctctggattaaaaaaaatacagaatgtgCTCTCTCTGTGGGGGTGTGTCTGAACGAGGGGAAGTGAGACAGAGTTGTGTGGGGGAGGGGAAAGAAGGGGGTAGGACAGGAGCTCTCCCAAAAAGCCTTTAGTGAAGAAGCAGACTGAGCTTGTTTGAATACCCTCATGGAAGAGATAGCCTTGAGTTTCATGGGGAAGGGGAATTGAGATGAAGACAACATCAGTTTTTAGAGCTTCGGCTGAAACTTTTCACCATTGTTGCCTATGCTGTTGATATTTTACCTGGAAACATCCAGACATGCATGATTTTCATCCAGCTGAGAGGAAACTGGCTTGCACTGACTAGCGTAAGAAATTTAATAGTTTACACCACTAACCAAACCTATGAAACAAATTACAGGTGTACTATATTGAATGGTAATTGATGACTTGAACTAAAATGTGTTCCCCTCTCTCATTTCCAGGTTTTTCCCTCTATATTGCAGCGAGAGCTACAAGTGGACCCATGGGCATTGCCCCCCGTCCTCCTTCCCCCATGCCTGGTCTATAGTCCACCAGTAACGAGCCATATTCTCACTCACACCCCCATTCGGAGCCATTTGACCAAGCCTCCCCTCCTTGTGGTCACACCATGGCGAGCAAGAGGAAGTCTACGACTCCTTGCATGATCCCCAGCAAGATCATACGCCCAGCAGAGGAGGTTGAACAGGACTCTCCTGTTCTTCTGCAGCAATCCAGGATTTCTGGAGGGGGCAGACATAGCCCGCTTGACCCAGGAGAGTCTTCCAAACCAGAGGCGGGGGACGCTGTCAAAGATGGTGCTGGCACTTACACCTGTAAGCCTTGTAACTTTGAAACCCATGACCTTAACTTGTTCTTGGATCATGTGTACTCCGGGCACCCAGACTTCCGGGCAGACCCCAGCTTCTTTTGCATGAGTTGTGGGGTTTCGGCGCCCAAATTTGAGGGGCTGGCCCTGCATAACGCCAGGGTTCACCCCAGCACACTGAACACGACTctgcagctgaggaagagggaCAGGAGAGTAGTGGTGGAGCAGAATCTGGTGGCTGGGGCAGAGACAGGGAAGGACAGTGAGATTTCTATCACCAAAACTCCAATTATGAGGATGCTGAAGGGCAAATCGGAGCCAAAACGGATAGTGGTTTCTCATCCAGCCTCCGACGAGCTTTCCTCCGAaccactctctgtctctgcctccagagagactgagagaaaagagactgCTGCAGTGACAGTCACCCATGTTCCCACAATTGTCCACAATGGAACGACCAAGGTGACTCTTCCCTCAGCAATCCAGATAGTTAATGGCTCTGGAGCATTACCGATGCTGAAGACACCCATCACACAGGTAGGCAGTAGTTCTTTCTGTCTCTTAGTGTGGCTGTTTTGGAAAAGTTAGATTAGTTCATTCAGATTCTTTTATATCCATTTCTATAGGTGGTCTCAGTGGTTCAAAGCAGAAGCCTTCATCAGTCTGCTCCAATCACAGCATCTTCAAATATTTCCTCCACTTCcacatcttcttcttccaaaaATCTCCCCAAGGTAATTGTTTagctttattttttgtgttcCAGTGTTATGAAGTTAATTGGATATCAGATAACATAATAATCTCCTCATGTTTACACATTACACAGGTGATGATTCCTTTGAGCAGCATCCCAACCTACAGTGCCTCCATGGACTCCTCTTCCTTCTTGAAGACCTCCTTCAGCAAGTTCCCGTACCCCACAAAGGCTGAACTCTGCTACCTGACCGTCGTCACAAAGTTCCCTGAAGAGCAGATCAAGATCTGGTTCACAGCCCAGAGGCTCAAACAAGGGATCAGCTGGTCTCCTGAGGAGATAGAGGAGGCCAGGAGGAAGATGTTCAACACCATCATCCAGACTGCACCCTCTAGCTCGCACAACCACACCCAGAGTCAGCGTAACCCAGCCCAGCACACAATCACAGTCCTGCCTGCCTCACTGGGGGCTACTGGGATCCCTCACATCCTGCAGGGCTCTCTTGTCAGCCAAGGAGGGGTAATCGTCACACAGCCCGTAATGGCAAACGGTATCCAGGTTAGCAGCGCTCCTGTGGCCCTGGCTGTCACGCCTAAGCCCCAAGCAGCAGCCCGCCCCATGATGCAGGCCCGACCTGCTGCAGCCCTGGTGGCAGACAAAGGCATTAGCATGGTGGTGGGTACAGTGGGCAGCAGCAGTACTGGGAGCACCATCATTAGCAGTAATAGTAATAGGAGTGGGGGAGGGGGCACTAGCAGTATTATTACTAGCAGTCAACCAAGTGTAATCAACCTTAGTCTGGGAAGcagtaatcatagtaatgctaAGGGGAGCAGTGTCAATGgtaaacacagcactgctaATGCAGACTGCAATGACAAAAGCAATAGTAATGTTACCAGCCACGTAAATGCTAAGAACACTGATATCAGCAAAGCCAACAACACCAGCATTGTGCAGGGTGAAAACAAAGTAACCACAGGAAGCAAAAACACCACTGACAGCAAATCTAACAACAGTAACCGCAAATCAGGCAGTGACGGACAGAAGAGCAAAGACACCAACGGTAGCAGCAGCAAAAATGACACATCCAGCACAAGCACAGATGATGTCGACCCCACCGGCAGTGACTCTCCAACCATCCAAATGGAGGAGGCGTCTTCCCCTGCCTCAAAGTCTTCTTCCCCCTCTCCTGTAGCGCCTCAAAGCAGCACACCTGGCTCTCGGACACCTGTTAACGCATTCCTGGACCCGAGCTTTTACAAGGGCAAGAAGTCTCAAGAGCAGCTCAACGCTCTGAAGGACAGTTTTCAGCTCAGCCAATTTCCTGACCAGGAAGAGGTGGACCGTCTCATTTCTCTGACTGGGCTCACGGTACGAGAGGTCCGCAAGTGGTTCAGTGACCGGCGCTACCACTTTCGCAACCTCAAAGGCACACGCACCAGCTCAGGTGGGCAGAATAAATCTGGCACTGCGTCGGGAGCAGGGAGCGGTTCGAGTACACCTGGGAGCAGTAGCGCTGGCAGTTCCAACCCTGTTGATCTGTCTGAAAGTAGCAGCAGCTCTGGTGCAAAGACCCCCCAGCACAGCTCGGCACCCCTGAGCCCAACTGCATCCCAGACTCCCACCTCTCCCACCACACCTTCCCGTCGACTCCCCAGACCCCCATCTCCTGATTTCACAGCTATACGCTACAAGGAGAGAGAACCTCATCAGGTGAGACTCTGCTAATGGTGTGTAACATCCATAACATGCCTTGTAGGTGGTTGGAGTAAAAAATGCAATACCCTGTTTCTGTATTGATTTTgatctgcttcttttttttcctttaactgTCCGTCATGAGTTGAACAATGTTATGGGAGTTCAGTGCTGAATTGGTAGTGGACccttttaaattaattaattgtttagGCTATATAAGGCCTGAAAATAGTGAAACATGCTTGTATTCATCTTCAAATGTCTGAGATCCAAAGATAtgtagtttacaatgatgtataatagagaaaagcagcaaatcttcacactTAAGAAGCCAGAACCAGAGaatgtttagcatttttgtttgataattTAATTAATGACTATGttgaatatattttgtgttgattGACCTGACCTGCTGAGTGCATACAGGTGTTTGATCTTGTCCGTTCCTGTATCACATTCAGGTAAAGGCTCTAGAGGCCAGTTTTGCCCTGGATTCTGACCCGTCAGGAGAGGAAGTGGACAGACTGCGATCTGAGACAAAGATGACCAGAAGGGAGATCCATGGCTGGTTCGctgacaggaggaagagagtgGCAGccgagaagaagaaagaggaggcgGAGCGGGCGTTgcgagaggaggcggaggagaccGAAGTTGatggggaggagagacagaaagaggacgGTTCAGGAGAACTGAAAGTGAACCCTATTAAGATAAATCTGAAGATGCTGAAGGTGACAGAGGCTAATGGCAAAGCAGAGGGTGAAGGGTTGGATATCCCCACTTTACCGCTTCAGTCCAGCAGCACACCTACATCATCCCCAGGGCCCACCCCGTCCTCCAACCCCAAGCCATCTCAGTCCTCCACACCAGCACACAAACGATCCCACTCCCCCAAACCCGCAGCCATCCGAGGTAAGAAGactgctgagcagctgcagatgcTCAAACTAGTCTACGCTCGTACCCAGTGGCCCAGCGCTACTCAGTACGATGAACTTATCTCAGCCACTGGACTGCCCAGACCTGAGGTCGTGCGCTGGTTTGGGGACTGCCGTTACATGCAGAAGAACAGCCAGCTGAAGTGGCTGGAGGAATACCAGAACATGGCTCTGGAAGAAGACCTCCAGAAGGGAAACCCCCAGATCCTCCAGGCCCACCTTGACATCCATGGCAGGCTGGAGGAGTCACAGGTATTTATGACAACAAGAAATTTGTTTCACACATGTCAGTGACTCTGAACAACAGTGAGAAACAGATGATGattctgtgctgctctgacaaAAGATATGTCTGGATATTTCTGAGTTTAACACTCAATTATGTTCGCTGtaacaaaacaaggaaacaagCCATTTCAGAGAGTCTCTCTTGTTTACACTGGCACTGTACTTATTTAGGCTTTGACAGATGCAAGTTCTTCAAATCCAGTTTAGTTATTTTACAGTGTTACACACAAAATGTGTTAGgattttacatgcaaatgaCTGTGTACCCTAACAAGGGACACTCTGTAATTGTATATGTGTACAATGGGCAGCAGCATGTTCTATAATTTACAATAATTGCTTAGACGATTGTGTGCTGGGTCAGAAATGGCACCTGGAAGCTTGGttgcaaacagtgaaaaatatgtCAAGTCTTCGTCTGAGTGATCATCAGAATCACAAATCGACTTGGTGTTAGCCACATAATATCAAAGGTGTTTTATTATACGTGAGACTGAGAGTGCCTTggattttactttttgttttataaGCAAAGATTTGCACTCTCACCTGAGTGTAAATATCTGTTCAAGCTTCTGATATGCTGCCTGAGGAGGGGTACTGAACtcaaaacatctgtgtgttaTTACAGCTACTCTCACGTTCAGTGTTGTGCTCTGTGTGCCACTTTTGGTGATTTGTGTGCATCGGAGCACAGAAAAATAGCTCTATTTCTCAGCTAAGGAGCTTTGAGTTGTCTTAAGTGTCTTCTCACTGGGTCCGTTTTCCTCGACGTGAAAGATTCGATGAACGTACTGGATCCCACACTGGGAAATTAAAGTGTAACAGGAGCAAAGAAGAATAGCAAAACAGAcgtgaaaataaaacaaaacacactgtgtgagaATCTATTATATGATATGAAGTAGATAAAGAGGTGCTAAATACAATATACAGAAACGGTAAATGGAACATGTTCACTAACAAAGTAGGTGGGCAGATATCTCTTTCTTTTATCTCACTGTAAATAGACTCTCACTATTCCGTATAGAGAAATGAAAAAGGTACTTAATTGTTATTTATATGTTCATCACCTAGTGACACTAGAAAAACAGCTGAGTGATATAGTCTCCCTGTGTTTGATGGTTTGATCTTATTTATTAGTATCAGCGTTACCATCCTTTATTGACTTTGACTCTCTAAGTGTCTCTCTGGCTGCCTTCATGTTTGGATAATTAGATTATTACCACACTACttagaaaaaaaggaaattgcACTTTGCTTGCTATGTACCGTTTGAACTAGGAGTTCTTTTATTATACTTGCATCAGATATAGATCTTTGAAGTTATATAGAGAGGTGTAAATGCGTGTCTATATTCTTCTCCTGTAATTGTCACTTGCGGTCACAGTAAAGCAAAAGTTACTAGATATACTTAAATGAGATTTTTGTCAGCATGCATCGAGCAAAAACTTATGCAGTGTGTGTCCTTGTACAAGGAGCTGTACGCTAACACAGATGATTCTTTATGCGCAGTTGCAGGAACTAGCACAGGCTAGTGGTTTAACCGCGGACTTGGTGCGGCACTGGTTCTCCACCAAGGCGTCTTTGCCCCGGGTGGAACAAACTGCTGATGCTCATGTGGCAAGACCAAGACCAGTTGCACCAGGTGCAGCCGCTGAGCCACAAACAACAGGATCCTCCCCTCTGGAGCCGCAGCCAGGAGGAGGGACggaggagaaaatggagcaATCGGTGTGTGGTGTCGCAACAGAAGCGGAGGAGGACAACACTGACAAGACTGTGAAACCTACTAAAGGTATTCATGTCTGCAGTCGTCTTTAGTGTGATACATGCAGCAATACAGTCAGGTTGAATCTGTTGTATAACCAGACAAGGGCTGCAGCTAAAAATGgttttcattattgatgaatctgtcagtgattttcTCGACCTGtcaattcatttttcaatgttCACAAGCCCAAGGTTATGTCTTCAACATGCACCTTTTGTCCAACTGCAGAACCTCAAGTAGTGAATCATCACATTTGAGCTGCTGAAGCctgaaaaaacatctgaaatcaCACATTAGAATAGTTGCAGGTTAAGTTCCTTTCAATCACCTAATTGATAAATCATCATAATTATGAGTAATAAGGCACGTTATCATGTCTGATATCAGTCCACTATACAGCATCATGAAGGACATTTATACTTCTGGAGGCTGTTGGTGGGATGATGGatttaaaatttctttttcttaatgACCGCAGGGACTGATTGAAGAGGCCTTTTGCCTGAGGATGAAGTTCACAACGCAGGTGGTCTTTGTGTCAGCGGGCTGGAAAAGATGGCAGATGCGGTTGTAACAGGATCACTGGATGGAAATGGACCTTGAAACCATCCAAGcccatccctctctctgactcactcactcacacccCTAGAGGTAGGCATGACCTCCACCGCTACGTGAGATGGACGCTAAAGCCACTAACCCCCCTTCCCAGCCATCCTCCCACCCACTCCCTTCCCCCCTGTTGTGTCTACCCCTCCGCTACACACACCTTCTCCAGTATCCTCCCGTCAGCCATTTTCCCTTCAGAAGGAAGttccagcagagactgaagtGCAGGAGTGGAtgtggtggaggggaggggcAGGGCTGacagcatttttctgctgtgtttgttctgcctgcctgctgtgATGGgtgaaaggaagaggaaaaagagggtAGATCTAAAGGAGGGGGGGGTGCAGGGGAGAGAAGTGTGGTCAGGGTTGAGACCTCAGCAGATGTTGATCAGGCGTGGGGGTTGGTTTCTGGACAGCTATCGACCAAACCAACCCTCGGATGAGGATCGGCGGAGTGTTAAGAGACTGTTCATAGCTTGTTTTGGGGTACGAAAAACTGCATAGCTCTTTGCTACAGGGTGCTTGCCTAGGCCTTAAAATAAACGAAATGACCCTTCTTTCCATTgtgtcatcttcatcctccttttTCCACCAACTTGCACTCATACACTTTGACTTCATGCTTGCAGCTTACTTTAAACGTGCTAGCTAGGCTGTTCATAGCGTCTTATGTGAAACAGCACTGATGTTCATTTGATCTTGTCTTTagggttttggttttttttctgaCACCTCTTTGTACTCACTTTTCATTTATtatctgtacataatgtttGGTTGAATTGGATTTTAAATTGTTCGGTTCTGTCATCCAAAGAAGGCAAGCACCCTGTTGTGTGTAAACAGAAAAGCGACACAATATAGTAGACTATATTGAATCTGGTTTGTGTTGTAGCATCAAGTGCTTCTTTACGTCACTGATGTGTACGTACGTTTGTTTTTATGGAACTTTCCTAAGAAATAAATTTGACTGTAAAAGAACTATGAACTTTTACCAGAGTTCCACACGTAGGCTTGATGTATAATTTTTACAGATGGTATttgcaaaataaacagaatgtaataAATATTTGGCTTCGAGTGTCATTGGGTACCTTCCTCATGCTGTACAGCAAGAAAGTGGTGGTGTTAAAAGTATTATAACTTGTGCCTGACCTTGACTATAAACTAGAATGCTTTGGtctttagggctgcaactattattttaattaatctgCTGACTTGTCTTGATTCATAGTCTATGAAAGATCAGGAAACGGGGAGGCTCTTTGTTGCATATCATTCCCCCATCTCTCGCGCTACTGTTGCCTGTCAGGAAATATTAATATTCCCTAAAGCCCGAGGCGACGTCTTAAAATTGATCacgcaaaacaaaagaaaaatagcaAATCCCCACAATTGAGAAGCTGGGACTAAGAGGAACTTTggtatttttactttaaaaaccAACTGCTGATTTCTTCTCGTCAGTTCAGCTTTGCAACAGTTAAGTCAATCTACTTTCAGACAAGACCGAAACTTCAGTACTCTCTTCCTGTGGTGCGGCATCTGAAGCTAATGAAACCTTTTTTCCTGTTGCAATTACAGTGAAcatgaacagaaaataaatgcacTCGCCTGAACAACATCAAATCCAATTTTgatgcagagaaaacaagacaaattaGTATAAAGTAGTaagtattttatttacttttcagGCTTGAATATGTTTCATATGAAAggcaaaattaaaatgaatactTTTCCTCTCCATAGTTTAGGCACATTACAGAAAGGCGTTTGTAAATGAGACCATCAGTAACAAAACGGACAAGATCGgaggaaaaagaagcaaaaacaaatgacacttaaGGGCCCTGCACACCCACAGGGATGCTCGTAGTTACTCTGCTAGATAAGCCCTCTTTACAGGTTCATGGGCATTTACAGTGTCCCATCATAACAGGTACAACAACGTGAACAATAAAGTGTTGGACATGTCCgtcacacatgctcacacagtgCTGGGAGGAGGTCCCATCACTCAAAATAAGTGacaacacctgtgtgggtgtgccaTGGCTGTGCAGGTGCTTTAAGCCCGGCTAGGGAGGTGAATGATGTGGCTTTAATGTGATGTGTATACAGATGGAGGCACGTAGACAGTAGCAGACAGGTCAGCCATAAGAGTAATGCAGCATTGGAGGGAGAGCTCTCCAAAGACCATTCATCGACCAagtgatggagggaaaaaaaagtaatgtgGGGGAGTTTTGGGATTAATATTGGGTGCAAACacaagatgcaaaaaaaaaaaaaaagaaattgagtTGCGACCACAAGTATTCCCTCCTGTCCCTGCTTTTACCTTAACTTAAATCATACCATATGGCTTTAGGTGTGTCTCAGTGGTCAAACACTGAGTGAGAATACTGAGTTAACATCATATAGTCATCACATAcgagcagaagaaaacactgtttctgATACAAACCTGGAAAGATAACACCATTGGTTATATACGAGCCCCGTCTGGCCTCACTGAAGGCCCAGACGACAGACCTCTACGACCCCCTTCCCCC includes these proteins:
- the zhx3b gene encoding zinc fingers and homeoboxes protein 3, which translates into the protein MASKRKSTTPCMIPSKIIRPAEEVEQDSPVLLQQSRISGGGRHSPLDPGESSKPEAGDAVKDGAGTYTCKPCNFETHDLNLFLDHVYSGHPDFRADPSFFCMSCGVSAPKFEGLALHNARVHPSTLNTTLQLRKRDRRVVVEQNLVAGAETGKDSEISITKTPIMRMLKGKSEPKRIVVSHPASDELSSEPLSVSASRETERKETAAVTVTHVPTIVHNGTTKVTLPSAIQIVNGSGALPMLKTPITQVVSVVQSRSLHQSAPITASSNISSTSTSSSSKNLPKVMIPLSSIPTYSASMDSSSFLKTSFSKFPYPTKAELCYLTVVTKFPEEQIKIWFTAQRLKQGISWSPEEIEEARRKMFNTIIQTAPSSSHNHTQSQRNPAQHTITVLPASLGATGIPHILQGSLVSQGGVIVTQPVMANGIQVSSAPVALAVTPKPQAAARPMMQARPAAALVADKGISMVVGTVGSSSTGSTIISSNSNRSGGGGTSSIITSSQPSVINLSLGSSNHSNAKGSSVNGKHSTANADCNDKSNSNVTSHVNAKNTDISKANNTSIVQGENKVTTGSKNTTDSKSNNSNRKSGSDGQKSKDTNGSSSKNDTSSTSTDDVDPTGSDSPTIQMEEASSPASKSSSPSPVAPQSSTPGSRTPVNAFLDPSFYKGKKSQEQLNALKDSFQLSQFPDQEEVDRLISLTGLTVREVRKWFSDRRYHFRNLKGTRTSSGGQNKSGTASGAGSGSSTPGSSSAGSSNPVDLSESSSSSGAKTPQHSSAPLSPTASQTPTSPTTPSRRLPRPPSPDFTAIRYKEREPHQVKALEASFALDSDPSGEEVDRLRSETKMTRREIHGWFADRRKRVAAEKKKEEAERALREEAEETEVDGEERQKEDGSGELKVNPIKINLKMLKVTEANGKAEGEGLDIPTLPLQSSSTPTSSPGPTPSSNPKPSQSSTPAHKRSHSPKPAAIRGKKTAEQLQMLKLVYARTQWPSATQYDELISATGLPRPEVVRWFGDCRYMQKNSQLKWLEEYQNMALEEDLQKGNPQILQAHLDIHGRLEESQLQELAQASGLTADLVRHWFSTKASLPRVEQTADAHVARPRPVAPGAAAEPQTTGSSPLEPQPGGGTEEKMEQSVCGVATEAEEDNTDKTVKPTKGTD